In Sphingobium sp. Z007, one DNA window encodes the following:
- the prsR gene encoding PEP-CTERM-box response regulator transcription factor yields the protein MSDTRPKLLIVEDDPGLQRQLRWAYEDYQLFIAGDRQEAIEMLRAETPDVVTLDLGLPPDPDGTSEGFATLAEMLKIKPDTKIIVASGHGARESALDAISGGAYDFYQKPVDIDELGLIVRRAFHVHALERENARLAETAPQDGRVLGRLITGAPEMMKVARTIERVAAAQVSVLLLGASGTGKELLAQGLHDASPRRGGAFVAINCAAIPETLLESELFGHEKGAFTGAIKTTPGKIEQAQGGTLFLDEVGDIPLPLQVKLLRFLQERVIERIGGRQPIAVDTRIVCATHQNLEQMIAAGTFREDLFYRLAEIVIRIPTLKDRPGDPALLARHFLTRFARDMNPQVKGLAPDALAALDAWSWPGNVRELENRMKRAIIMADGKMITAADLDLDDERAEGGDLVNLKAAREMADRRAIRRAIARTDGNISGAAKMLGISRPTLYDLLKQYQMQG from the coding sequence ATGAGCGACACCCGTCCCAAATTGCTGATCGTCGAGGATGATCCAGGCCTCCAGCGGCAGCTCCGCTGGGCCTATGAGGATTATCAGCTGTTCATCGCGGGCGACCGGCAGGAAGCGATCGAGATGTTGCGCGCGGAAACGCCCGACGTGGTGACGCTGGACCTGGGCCTGCCGCCAGACCCGGACGGCACCAGCGAAGGCTTTGCGACGCTGGCCGAGATGCTCAAGATCAAGCCCGATACCAAGATCATCGTGGCGTCGGGGCATGGCGCGCGAGAAAGCGCGTTGGATGCGATTTCCGGCGGGGCCTATGACTTCTACCAGAAGCCGGTCGATATCGACGAACTGGGCCTGATCGTCCGCCGCGCCTTCCACGTTCATGCGCTGGAGCGGGAAAATGCGCGGCTGGCCGAGACCGCACCGCAGGACGGGCGGGTGCTGGGCCGGCTCATCACCGGGGCGCCGGAGATGATGAAGGTCGCGCGCACGATTGAGCGCGTGGCGGCGGCGCAGGTGTCGGTGCTGCTGCTGGGAGCGAGCGGGACCGGCAAGGAATTGCTGGCGCAAGGGCTGCATGACGCCAGCCCACGGCGCGGTGGCGCGTTCGTGGCGATCAATTGCGCGGCGATTCCCGAAACTTTACTGGAATCTGAACTGTTCGGCCATGAAAAGGGCGCCTTCACCGGGGCGATCAAGACCACGCCCGGCAAGATCGAGCAGGCGCAGGGCGGCACGCTCTTCCTGGATGAGGTGGGTGACATCCCGCTGCCCCTCCAGGTCAAGCTGCTGCGCTTTCTGCAAGAACGGGTGATCGAACGGATCGGTGGGCGTCAGCCGATCGCGGTCGATACCCGCATCGTGTGCGCGACCCACCAGAATCTGGAGCAGATGATTGCGGCGGGGACGTTCCGCGAGGATCTATTCTATCGCCTCGCCGAAATCGTCATCCGCATCCCCACGCTCAAGGATCGCCCCGGCGATCCGGCCTTGCTGGCGCGCCATTTCCTCACCCGCTTCGCGCGCGACATGAACCCGCAAGTCAAGGGGCTGGCCCCCGATGCGCTCGCGGCGCTTGATGCCTGGAGTTGGCCCGGCAATGTGCGCGAACTGGAAAATCGTATGAAGCGCGCCATCATCATGGCGGACGGCAAGATGATCACCGCCGCCGACCTCGACTTGGACGATGAGCGGGCCGAAGGCGGCGACCTCGTCAACCTGAAGGCGGCGCGTGAAATGGCCGATCGCCGCGCGATCCGTCGCGCCATTGCGCGGACCGACGGCAATATCTCCGGCGCGGCCAAGATGTTGGGTATCAGCCGACCGACGCTCTACGATCTGCTCAAACAATATCAGATGCAGGGTTGA
- a CDS encoding DUF1328 domain-containing protein, translating into MLKLAVISLVIAAVLALLGFGGAAGAFVGIAKILFFIAIAIFVLFLVLGILAGKGIKDAVD; encoded by the coding sequence ATGCTTAAGCTGGCCGTCATATCCCTCGTCATTGCTGCCGTGCTGGCCTTGCTCGGCTTTGGCGGCGCAGCCGGCGCTTTCGTCGGCATCGCCAAGATATTGTTCTTCATCGCCATCGCCATATTCGTGCTTTTTCTTGTTCTTGGTATATTGGCTGGCAAGGGCATCAAGGACGCTGTAGATTAA
- a CDS encoding peptide MFS transporter produces MATSDMMTTEAGKTWLGHPRGLYLLFFAEMWERFSYYGMRAILIFYLTKHFLFGEDKAYLLYGAYTSLVYITPVIGGYLADRFLGPRKAVLVGGVFIAIGHFLIAITEGPGGQDPLFLNGFYFALASIIVGTGFLKANISVLVGELYARDDHRRDPAFSIFYMGINMGGMLGPIVCGLLGELWGWSWGFGAAGVGMLAGLVMFVWLKPWLLGKGEPPAPQILRARTATGLSQEWTIYLAAALGVAVIWLVIRYAELLGYALLAFSALTVVYILWRTVGTLGRIDRDRMFAALFLIALNPLFWGLFEQTGSSLNIFTDRNVDRAILGWEVPASLFQSVNSVFIILLAPLFAVLWTFLDKRRLEPSSPAKFGIGLVLCGAGFLVLVAGAAMAGENLTPVIFVFLIYLLHTMAELCFSPVGLSAMTRLSVSSMVGLVMGTWFLAMAAGNFIAGLIARATGSGEAGDVTQVLDVYSRIGWFAIVVGGLVLLVSPYIKRLMHLDLIGAEDKA; encoded by the coding sequence ATGGCGACTTCGGACATGATGACGACCGAGGCAGGCAAGACCTGGCTCGGCCATCCGCGCGGGCTGTATCTGCTCTTCTTCGCGGAAATGTGGGAGCGGTTTTCCTATTACGGGATGCGCGCCATCCTGATCTTCTACCTCACCAAACATTTCCTCTTCGGTGAGGACAAGGCGTATCTGCTCTACGGTGCCTACACGTCGCTGGTCTATATCACGCCGGTCATCGGCGGCTATCTGGCCGACCGTTTCCTAGGACCGCGCAAGGCGGTGCTGGTGGGCGGCGTGTTCATCGCCATCGGCCATTTCCTGATCGCCATCACCGAGGGGCCGGGGGGGCAAGACCCCCTGTTCCTCAACGGTTTCTACTTCGCGCTGGCCAGCATCATCGTGGGCACCGGCTTCCTCAAAGCCAATATCTCGGTGCTGGTGGGCGAGCTTTATGCGCGCGACGATCATCGCCGCGATCCGGCCTTTTCGATCTTCTACATGGGCATCAACATGGGCGGGATGCTCGGCCCGATCGTGTGCGGATTGCTGGGCGAACTATGGGGCTGGAGCTGGGGCTTTGGGGCGGCGGGCGTGGGGATGCTGGCGGGCCTGGTCATGTTCGTGTGGCTGAAACCCTGGCTGCTGGGCAAGGGCGAGCCGCCCGCGCCACAGATCTTGCGCGCTCGGACCGCGACCGGCCTCAGCCAGGAATGGACCATTTATCTGGCCGCCGCGCTCGGCGTCGCCGTGATCTGGCTGGTGATCCGCTATGCTGAACTGCTGGGCTATGCGCTGCTCGCCTTTTCGGCGCTGACGGTGGTCTATATATTGTGGCGCACGGTCGGCACGCTGGGCAGGATCGACCGCGACCGGATGTTCGCCGCGCTGTTCCTGATCGCGCTCAACCCCCTGTTCTGGGGCCTGTTCGAACAGACCGGATCGTCGCTCAACATCTTTACCGACCGCAATGTCGATCGCGCCATTTTGGGCTGGGAAGTCCCTGCGTCCCTGTTCCAGTCGGTCAATTCGGTCTTCATCATCCTGCTCGCGCCGCTGTTCGCGGTGCTGTGGACCTTCCTCGACAAGCGTCGGCTGGAGCCATCCTCGCCCGCCAAATTCGGCATCGGCCTGGTCCTGTGCGGCGCAGGCTTCCTGGTGCTGGTCGCGGGCGCGGCGATGGCGGGCGAGAATCTGACCCCGGTGATCTTCGTTTTCCTCATCTACCTGCTCCACACCATGGCCGAACTCTGCTTCTCGCCGGTCGGCCTGTCGGCCATGACGCGCCTGTCGGTATCGTCGATGGTGGGGCTGGTCATGGGCACCTGGTTCCTGGCCATGGCGGCGGGCAATTTCATCGCGGGCCTGATCGCCCGCGCCACCGGCAGCGGGGAGGCGGGCGACGTGACCCAGGTGCTGGACGTGTATAGCCGCATCGGCTGGTTTGCGATCGTGGTGGGCGGGCTGGTGCTGCTCGTGTCGCCCTATATCAAGCGATTGATGCATCTCGACCTGATCGGTGCGGAGGACAAAGCATGA
- a CDS encoding SH3 domain-containing protein, whose amino-acid sequence MGDTAFGSGMKRLLWGVAAVACVATASAALAGPGKPVPYWASLSQDEARMRVGPSLDYPSNWIYRRRDLPVKVVQVLGLWRKVEDPDGAQGWMHVRLLSDTPTAIVRSEVAPLRESPRDGSRALFRAGRGVVGRLGDCSGGWCNFDAKGQRGYVKASDVWGATGG is encoded by the coding sequence ATGGGTGATACGGCATTTGGGTCTGGAATGAAGCGTCTTTTATGGGGCGTCGCGGCGGTCGCCTGTGTGGCGACGGCGAGCGCGGCGCTGGCCGGGCCGGGCAAGCCGGTGCCCTATTGGGCGTCGCTATCGCAGGACGAGGCGCGGATGCGCGTCGGACCTAGCCTGGATTATCCATCCAACTGGATCTACCGCCGCCGCGACCTCCCGGTAAAAGTGGTGCAGGTGCTGGGCCTATGGCGTAAGGTGGAAGACCCCGATGGCGCGCAAGGCTGGATGCATGTCCGCCTGCTCAGCGACACGCCGACCGCGATCGTCCGGTCGGAGGTCGCGCCGCTGCGCGAATCGCCGCGCGATGGATCGCGGGCGCTGTTCCGGGCGGGCCGCGGCGTGGTCGGGCGACTGGGCGACTGTTCGGGCGGCTGGTGCAATTTCGACGCCAAGGGTCAGCGCGGCTATGTGAAGGCCAGCGACGTGTGGGGCGCGACCGGCGGCTAA
- a CDS encoding nitroreductase, with protein sequence MFNDLSSPLALLQTRRSGKPRDLIAPGPDDAQLRQILEIALRTPDHGKLAPWRFVIVRQDQRTALAELLETAYRAEKPDAGRLEIEAMHQFAQQAPTLVVALSAPVAGSKIPVWEQQLSVGAAIMNLIHATHALGFAGGWLTGWPTYNADVRAAFGGDGETIAGFVFIGTPGKAQEERPRPEYNDIVSTWDR encoded by the coding sequence ATGTTCAACGATCTCTCCTCCCCGCTCGCCCTGCTCCAGACCCGCCGTTCCGGTAAGCCCCGCGACCTGATCGCGCCCGGCCCGGACGACGCGCAACTGCGCCAGATTTTGGAGATCGCGCTGCGCACCCCCGACCATGGCAAGCTCGCGCCGTGGCGCTTCGTGATCGTGCGGCAGGATCAGCGGACCGCGCTCGCGGAACTGCTGGAAACCGCCTATCGCGCAGAAAAACCCGACGCCGGCCGGCTGGAGATAGAGGCGATGCACCAGTTCGCGCAGCAGGCGCCGACGTTGGTGGTCGCCCTGTCCGCGCCGGTCGCGGGCAGCAAGATTCCCGTGTGGGAACAGCAACTCTCCGTCGGCGCGGCGATCATGAACCTGATCCATGCCACCCACGCGCTTGGCTTTGCCGGCGGCTGGCTGACCGGCTGGCCGACCTATAATGCGGATGTGCGGGCGGCGTTCGGCGGCGATGGCGAGACCATTGCGGGCTTTGTGTTCATCGGCACCCCAGGAAAAGCGCAGGAAGAACGGCCGCGACCTGAATATAACGATATCGTATCGACCTGGGACAGATAA
- a CDS encoding amidohydrolase family protein, with protein sequence MVSAFAHPAFAQSIAITGATLAIGDGSEPIRNGTVVISAGKVVAAGAGVAVPAGVKTIDAGGKWVTPGIISGFSRVGLAEVPGVKETNDTSARSPFSAAIDVAPVINPLANPIAISRTAGVTRAVVAPATGTNIFAGQGAVVDLGADMTPITKARAFQYVEMGEAGADEAGGSRAAMILTFKMMLREAQDYAKAPASYDGRSKDALLNRVDAEALVPVVSGAMPLMVHAESARDILAVLALRQDFPALKLILAGATEGWMVAAQIAAAKVPVITAGLEDLPSSFEKLAATQSNVGRLVKAGVSVSMGMLTGDDALQLRTATQQAGNMVALLKVPGATGLSWGQALRTITSAPAEAMGLGDRVGSLKTGKAGDVVIWDGDPLEMTSAPVAVWIDGVQQPLENRQTKLRDRYATPTEGALPKAYEW encoded by the coding sequence TTGGTCTCCGCTTTTGCGCATCCAGCCTTCGCCCAATCCATCGCCATCACCGGCGCGACGCTGGCCATCGGCGATGGCTCCGAACCGATCAGAAACGGCACCGTCGTCATCAGCGCGGGCAAGGTCGTGGCCGCCGGCGCGGGCGTCGCCGTGCCCGCGGGCGTCAAGACGATCGACGCCGGCGGCAAATGGGTGACGCCGGGCATCATATCGGGCTTTTCCCGCGTGGGGCTGGCCGAAGTGCCGGGTGTCAAGGAAACCAACGACACCAGCGCCCGATCGCCTTTCTCGGCCGCGATCGACGTCGCGCCCGTCATCAATCCGCTCGCCAACCCGATCGCGATCAGCCGCACCGCGGGCGTCACCCGCGCCGTGGTCGCGCCCGCCACCGGCACCAACATCTTCGCCGGGCAGGGCGCGGTGGTCGATCTGGGCGCGGACATGACCCCGATCACCAAAGCCCGCGCCTTCCAATATGTCGAAATGGGCGAAGCGGGCGCGGACGAAGCGGGCGGCAGCCGCGCGGCGATGATCCTGACCTTCAAGATGATGCTGCGCGAAGCGCAGGACTATGCCAAGGCCCCCGCCAGCTATGACGGCCGGTCGAAGGACGCGCTGCTCAACCGCGTCGATGCCGAAGCCCTGGTTCCGGTCGTCAGCGGCGCGATGCCGCTGATGGTCCATGCCGAAAGCGCGCGCGACATCCTCGCGGTCCTCGCCCTGCGGCAGGATTTCCCCGCGTTGAAACTGATCCTGGCGGGGGCAACCGAAGGCTGGATGGTCGCAGCGCAGATCGCGGCGGCCAAGGTGCCCGTCATCACCGCGGGGCTGGAAGACCTGCCGTCCAGCTTCGAGAAGCTGGCCGCGACGCAAAGCAATGTCGGCCGACTGGTGAAGGCGGGCGTCAGCGTTTCCATGGGGATGTTGACCGGCGACGACGCCCTCCAACTGCGCACGGCGACACAACAGGCGGGCAATATGGTCGCGCTGCTCAAAGTGCCCGGCGCGACGGGCCTCAGCTGGGGGCAGGCGCTGCGCACCATCACATCGGCCCCGGCCGAAGCGATGGGGCTGGGCGACCGCGTCGGGTCGCTCAAGACCGGCAAGGCGGGCGACGTGGTGATCTGGGACGGCGACCCGCTGGAAATGACGTCCGCCCCGGTCGCAGTCTGGATCGACGGCGTGCAGCAACCGCTCGAAAACCGCCAGACCAAGCTGCGTGACCGCTATGCGACGCCGACCGAGGGCGCGTTGCCCAAGGCCTATGAATGGTGA
- a CDS encoding amidohydrolase codes for MRTYGRALLIAALLTGVAGPVAARKDKEEAPPAQGSSAEPENPYPSTYKAYPGRPTAIRNATIFDGEGGRIDNGVVFLSDGKVTAIGGPDTPIPADIALFDGTGKYLTPGVIDIHSHLGDYPSPGVDANSDGNEATAPVTAHVWAEHSIWPQDAGFSRALANGGVTSLQILPGSANLFGGRSVTLKNVPARTMQGMKFPGAPYGLKMACGENPKRVYGSKGREPATRMGNMAVNRQTWIKARDYQKKRAAGKDQTRDLGMETLADVLEGKILVQNHCYRADEMANVIDMSKEFGYKVTAFHHAVEAYKIADLLRDNGICAALWGDWYGFKMEAYDGIKENLPLVHRAGACAIVHSDDQDGIQRLNQEAAKALGAGRRMGIDIPDEVAWTWLAINPARAMGIDQQTGSLKVGKMADVVLWNGNPFSTYTRPEKVWIDGALLYDSANPKLRPVVDFELGQIGAGDVK; via the coding sequence ATGAGGACATATGGACGCGCGCTGCTGATCGCGGCGCTGCTGACGGGGGTCGCCGGACCCGTCGCCGCGCGCAAGGACAAGGAGGAAGCACCGCCCGCGCAAGGCTCTTCGGCGGAGCCGGAAAACCCCTATCCCTCCACCTACAAAGCCTATCCCGGCCGCCCCACCGCGATCCGCAATGCCACCATCTTCGACGGGGAGGGCGGCCGCATCGACAACGGCGTGGTCTTCCTGTCCGATGGCAAGGTGACGGCCATCGGCGGCCCCGACACGCCGATCCCCGCCGACATCGCGCTGTTCGACGGCACGGGCAAATATCTTACCCCTGGTGTGATCGACATCCACAGCCATCTGGGCGACTATCCCTCCCCCGGCGTGGACGCCAACAGCGACGGCAACGAAGCGACGGCGCCAGTCACAGCGCATGTCTGGGCCGAACATAGCATCTGGCCGCAGGACGCGGGCTTTTCCCGCGCGCTCGCCAATGGCGGCGTGACCAGCCTGCAAATCCTGCCCGGTTCCGCCAACCTGTTCGGCGGGCGCAGCGTCACGCTCAAGAACGTCCCCGCCCGCACCATGCAGGGCATGAAATTCCCCGGTGCGCCCTATGGCCTCAAAATGGCGTGCGGCGAAAATCCCAAGCGCGTCTATGGGAGCAAGGGTCGCGAGCCTGCCACCCGGATGGGCAATATGGCGGTCAACCGCCAGACCTGGATCAAGGCGCGCGACTATCAGAAGAAGCGCGCCGCAGGTAAGGACCAGACCCGCGATCTGGGCATGGAGACGTTGGCCGACGTGCTGGAAGGAAAGATCCTGGTCCAGAACCATTGCTACCGTGCGGACGAGATGGCCAATGTCATCGATATGTCCAAGGAATTCGGCTATAAAGTCACCGCCTTCCACCATGCGGTCGAAGCCTATAAGATCGCTGACCTGCTGCGCGACAACGGCATTTGCGCGGCGCTGTGGGGCGACTGGTATGGCTTCAAGATGGAAGCCTATGACGGCATCAAGGAAAACCTGCCCCTCGTCCACCGCGCCGGGGCCTGCGCCATCGTCCATAGCGACGACCAGGACGGCATCCAGCGGCTGAACCAGGAAGCGGCCAAGGCGCTGGGCGCGGGGCGGCGCATGGGGATCGACATCCCCGATGAGGTCGCCTGGACCTGGCTCGCCATCAATCCGGCACGCGCCATGGGGATCGATCAGCAGACTGGCAGCCTCAAGGTCGGCAAGATGGCCGACGTCGTGCTGTGGAACGGCAATCCGTTCAGCACCTATACCCGGCCGGAAAAAGTGTGGATCGACGGCGCGCTCCTCTACGACAGCGCCAATCCCAAGCTGCGGCCGGTGGTCGATTTCGAACTGGGCCAGATCGGCGCGGGAGATGTGAAATGA
- a CDS encoding PA2169 family four-helix-bundle protein: MSNNHAISKLDDLITTLIDSVKGYEHSADKVTSDAFQTLFRDLAAERAKAVDLLQARSRELGGKPNAFGSVAGTVHRRMEDIFVALGGGDKAVIQAIDRGEDYLREEFERVLKDEAIDAETQDVVRRAYESVAHGHIVVNGLKDQLATA; this comes from the coding sequence ATGTCTAACAATCATGCCATCAGCAAGCTGGACGACCTCATCACGACCTTGATCGATAGTGTGAAAGGCTATGAACATAGCGCAGACAAGGTGACGTCGGACGCGTTCCAGACGCTGTTCCGCGATCTCGCGGCCGAACGCGCCAAAGCGGTGGATCTGTTGCAGGCCCGCAGCCGGGAACTGGGCGGCAAACCGAACGCATTCGGCTCCGTGGCTGGCACCGTTCATCGTCGGATGGAGGATATCTTCGTGGCGCTGGGCGGCGGCGACAAGGCGGTGATCCAGGCTATCGATCGGGGTGAGGATTATCTGCGCGAGGAGTTTGAGCGCGTGTTGAAGGACGAAGCGATAGACGCCGAAACGCAGGATGTGGTGCGCCGCGCCTATGAATCGGTCGCGCATGGCCATATCGTCGTGAACGGGCTGAAGGACCAGCTCGCCACGGCTTAA
- a CDS encoding GntR family transcriptional regulator, which yields MADESKPVYLRLREIIAASILDGEFSDGDLLPSVRAFAATQGANPLTVAKAYQSFQDDGLVVVRRGVGMFVADGATRRLREAERERFLDSVWPPVAAQIKRLGIRLDDLDLAKA from the coding sequence ATGGCCGACGAATCCAAACCCGTCTATCTCCGCCTGCGTGAGATTATCGCCGCTTCCATCCTGGATGGGGAATTTTCCGACGGCGACCTGCTCCCATCTGTGCGCGCCTTCGCCGCGACGCAGGGCGCCAATCCGCTGACCGTGGCCAAAGCCTATCAAAGCTTTCAGGACGACGGCCTTGTCGTGGTAAGGCGCGGCGTCGGCATGTTCGTCGCCGACGGCGCGACCCGCCGCCTGCGCGAAGCCGAACGCGAACGCTTCCTCGACAGCGTCTGGCCACCGGTCGCAGCGCAGATCAAGCGGCTGGGCATCCGGCTGGACGATCTGGATCTGGCGAAGGCGTAA
- a CDS encoding D-glycerate dehydrogenase, whose translation MAKKQRPAKPRVIVTRRLPPNVEARMAQLFDASFNVGDVAMSRTDLARAMAQCDVLVPCISDQIDAALLAAAPERLQLIASFGSGVDHIDLSAARAKGIIVTNTPGVLTEDTADMTMALILSVPRRLAEGEKLVRTGEWRGWSPSGMLGHRIGGKKLGIIGMGRIGRAVARRARAFGLSIAYHNRHRLPFEVEQELEAEWHGDLDALLRGSDIVSIHCPLNADSRGVIDARRIGLMPPHAYLINTSRAEITDEQALIAALDEGRIAGAGFDVYTHEPAVDPRLLALSNVVLLPHMGSATFEGRDATGARVIANIRTWVDGHRPPNQVLEGWV comes from the coding sequence ATGGCCAAGAAGCAGCGTCCCGCAAAGCCGCGCGTCATCGTCACGCGCCGCCTGCCGCCCAATGTGGAGGCGCGCATGGCCCAATTGTTCGACGCCAGCTTCAATGTCGGCGATGTGGCGATGAGCCGCACCGACTTGGCCCGCGCGATGGCCCAGTGCGACGTGCTGGTGCCGTGCATCAGCGACCAGATTGACGCCGCGCTGTTGGCGGCCGCGCCGGAAAGGCTGCAACTGATCGCCAGCTTCGGCAGCGGGGTGGATCATATCGACCTGTCGGCCGCGCGGGCGAAGGGGATCATCGTCACCAACACGCCCGGCGTCCTGACCGAGGATACCGCCGACATGACGATGGCGCTGATCCTGTCGGTGCCGCGCCGCCTGGCGGAGGGGGAAAAGCTGGTCCGTACCGGAGAATGGCGCGGCTGGAGCCCGTCGGGGATGCTGGGCCACCGGATCGGCGGCAAGAAGCTGGGCATCATCGGCATGGGGCGGATCGGCCGCGCCGTCGCGCGCCGCGCGCGCGCCTTTGGCCTGTCGATCGCCTATCATAACCGCCATCGCCTGCCCTTCGAAGTGGAGCAGGAATTGGAGGCGGAATGGCATGGCGACCTGGACGCGCTGTTAAGGGGCAGTGACATCGTGTCGATCCATTGCCCGTTGAACGCCGACAGCCGCGGCGTGATCGATGCGCGGCGGATCGGCCTGATGCCGCCGCACGCCTATCTCATCAACACGTCACGCGCAGAAATCACCGACGAGCAGGCGCTGATCGCGGCGCTGGACGAAGGGCGGATCGCCGGCGCGGGCTTTGACGTCTATACCCATGAGCCGGCGGTCGATCCGCGGCTGCTGGCGCTGTCCAACGTCGTGTTGCTACCGCATATGGGGTCCGCGACCTTCGAGGGGCGTGACGCGACCGGCGCGCGGGTGATCGCCAATATCCGCACCTGGGTCGATGGCCACAGGCCGCCGAACCAAGTGCTGGAAGGCTGGGTTTGA
- a CDS encoding tetratricopeptide repeat protein encodes MRRSRLIILALFVLLLLAGAGLWQWRAHERDGSSALTRGLAALDKGDARTARIELMNAIKGNPRSAVAHEAQARALAELGDGVGAQAAVQRARALGAPPAQTRAVMGQALLVQGDLEGALREAQAPDLPTDAAVPAARVVARAALAQGDLAGARVALERALKAAPRDPANWVELGRLRILSGDQAGAIVAADRAVALAPTDAKALTLRGELVRGQYGLTASLPWFERALAANPDSVPTLEAYAATLADAGQASAMLSLTRRLIAIDPSNPRAWMMQAVMAARAGQGDLARTLLARTQGRLDGEPATRLLRGVLQLQDGNPVLAADALGPLVAEQPDNRAARTLLARAYYANGDFASAASTLAPLVAQRDADPYVLTLAARAQEALGNRAMADDMLARAAWPVRASADAFASASDGGLASGPAPSSAATARDNVPYIRALLSTGRTGEAVGRAQLLSRANPGAPDAWLILGDALGADGAPQESVRAYEAAANIRFDRDAALRLAAAWGRIGNPARAAQIVQLFLAQNPNDVEAQRLAASIAMQAQDWRGALRMLRAVQGQVGDNDAVLMADLARAALESGDRTGARAYAAHGYRLMPGNPLTADMFGWVLMKTGEKGPAAIDLLEKAVALSPQAPAFQMHLGQAYAAAGRKGEAKLALGRAAAVRGFAGRQDALDALAAL; translated from the coding sequence ATGCGCCGGTCCCGCCTCATCATCCTCGCCCTGTTCGTCCTGTTGCTACTGGCGGGCGCTGGCCTGTGGCAATGGCGCGCGCATGAACGCGACGGCAGTTCGGCCCTGACGCGCGGACTGGCCGCGCTGGACAAGGGCGACGCGCGCACGGCGCGGATCGAATTGATGAACGCGATCAAGGGCAATCCGCGGTCGGCGGTCGCGCATGAGGCGCAGGCGCGGGCGCTCGCTGAGTTGGGCGACGGTGTCGGCGCGCAGGCGGCGGTACAACGCGCGCGGGCGCTGGGCGCGCCGCCCGCGCAGACGCGCGCGGTGATGGGGCAGGCATTGTTGGTGCAAGGCGATCTGGAAGGTGCGTTACGGGAAGCACAGGCGCCCGACCTGCCAACCGATGCCGCGGTGCCGGCGGCGCGGGTGGTGGCCCGCGCCGCATTGGCGCAGGGGGATTTGGCCGGCGCGCGCGTGGCGCTGGAACGGGCGCTGAAGGCTGCGCCGCGCGATCCGGCCAATTGGGTCGAATTGGGTCGTTTGCGCATCCTGTCCGGGGATCAGGCCGGGGCGATCGTCGCGGCGGACCGGGCGGTAGCGCTGGCCCCGACCGACGCGAAGGCGCTGACGCTGCGCGGCGAATTGGTGCGCGGGCAATATGGTCTGACTGCCTCTCTGCCTTGGTTCGAGCGGGCGCTGGCGGCCAATCCCGATTCGGTGCCGACGCTGGAAGCCTATGCCGCGACGCTGGCGGATGCCGGGCAGGCGAGCGCGATGCTGAGCCTGACCCGCCGCCTGATCGCGATCGATCCGTCCAACCCGCGCGCCTGGATGATGCAGGCGGTGATGGCGGCGCGGGCCGGGCAGGGCGACCTGGCGCGCACGTTGCTGGCCCGAACGCAGGGGCGGCTGGACGGGGAACCGGCGACTAGGCTGCTGCGCGGCGTGCTGCAATTGCAGGATGGCAATCCGGTGCTGGCCGCCGATGCGCTTGGCCCGCTGGTCGCGGAGCAACCGGACAATCGCGCCGCGCGCACGTTGCTGGCGCGGGCTTATTATGCCAATGGCGATTTCGCGTCCGCCGCGTCCACTCTGGCGCCGCTGGTAGCCCAGCGCGATGCTGATCCCTATGTGCTGACGCTCGCCGCGCGGGCGCAGGAGGCTTTGGGCAATCGGGCGATGGCTGACGACATGCTGGCGCGCGCCGCCTGGCCGGTGCGGGCGTCGGCGGATGCCTTTGCCAGCGCTTCGGACGGCGGACTGGCGAGTGGACCTGCGCCCTCCAGCGCGGCGACCGCGCGCGATAATGTCCCCTATATCCGCGCGCTGCTCAGCACCGGGCGGACCGGTGAGGCGGTGGGGCGGGCGCAGTTGCTGAGCCGGGCCAATCCCGGCGCGCCCGACGCCTGGCTGATCCTGGGCGATGCGCTGGGCGCCGACGGCGCGCCGCAGGAGTCGGTGCGCGCCTATGAGGCGGCGGCCAATATCCGCTTCGATCGGGACGCGGCGTTGCGGCTGGCGGCGGCTTGGGGCCGGATCGGCAACCCGGCGCGCGCGGCGCAGATCGTGCAATTGTTCCTGGCCCAAAATCCCAATGATGTCGAAGCGCAGCGGCTGGCCGCAAGCATTGCGATGCAGGCGCAGGATTGGCGCGGCGCTTTGCGGATGCTGCGCGCGGTGCAGGGGCAGGTGGGGGATAATGACGCGGTGCTGATGGCGGACCTGGCCCGCGCGGCGCTGGAGAGCGGGGATCGCACTGGCGCACGCGCCTATGCCGCCCATGGCTATCGGCTGATGCCGGGCAATCCGCTGACCGCCGATATGTTCGGCTGGGTATTGATGAAGACTGGCGAGAAGGGGCCGGCGGCGATCGACCTGCTGGAAAAGGCGGTGGCGCTCTCGCCGCAGGCACCCGCGTTCCAGATGCATCTGGGGCAGGCCTATGCCGCTGCGGGGCGCAAGGGGGAGGCGAAGCTGGCGCTTGGTCGGGCGGCGGCGGTGCGGGGCTTTGCGGGGCGGCAGGATGCGTTGGACGCATTGGCGGCGTTATAG